In Salvelinus namaycush isolate Seneca chromosome 17, SaNama_1.0, whole genome shotgun sequence, one genomic interval encodes:
- the LOC120062096 gene encoding dynactin subunit 4-like yields MVPTKELVLAGKDAAAEYDELAEPQDFQDHPDVVAFRKSNKIGFFIKVVPQREEDGDVTVAFKIRHDFRNLAAPIRPSEEDDAPTEAIWLTHHVELSLGPLVA; encoded by the exons ATGGTTCCTACCAAGGAGTTGGTCCTGGCAGGGAAGGATGCTGCAGCAGAATACGACGAGTTGGCTGAGCCTCAGGACTTCCAGGACCACCCAGA CGTGGTGGCCTTCAGGAAGTCCAATAAGATTGGTTTCTTCATCAAGGTGGTCCCTCAGCGCGAGGAGGACGGTGATGTCACGGTGGCCTTTAAGATTCGCCACGACTTCCGGAATTTGGCGGCTCCCATAAGGCCGAGCGAGGAGGACGATGCCCCCACCGAGGCAATATGGCTCACACACCACGTAGAGCTCAGCCTGGGGCCGCTCGTAGCGtga